A window of the Aquarana catesbeiana isolate 2022-GZ linkage group LG05, ASM4218655v1, whole genome shotgun sequence genome harbors these coding sequences:
- the PDCD6 gene encoding programmed cell death protein 6 isoform X2 codes for MFDRDCKGGVNFTEFTGVWKFITDWQNIFRTYDRDNSGFIDKGELKQALSNFGYRLTDQFYDILIRKFDRQKRGQVAFDDFIQCCTVLQRLTDVFRRYDTDQDGWIQVSYEQYLSMVFNVV; via the exons ATGTTTGATCGTGATTGCAAAGGTGGTGTAAACTTCACTGAATTTACTGGGGTGTGGAAGTTTATCACTGATTGGCAGAATATATTTCGGACCTACGACAGAGACAATTCTGGTTTTATTGACAAGGGCGAATTGAAACAAGCCTTATcaaattttg GGTATCGCTTAACGGACCAATTTTATGATATTCTCATTCGCAAATTTGACAGGCAGAAAAGAGGTCAAGTTGCCTTTGATgatttcattcagtgctgcactgtcCTGCAG AGACTGACTGATGTATTTCGACGCTACGATACAGATCAAGATGGCTGGATACAAGTTTCATATGAGCAGTATCTTTCCATGGTCTTTAATGTAGTATGA